From the Streptomyces sp. Sge12 genome, the window GCGGGCCGCGCCCGCCGGGAGCGGCACCGTCCGGGCGCGCAGGAGGCCGGCCACGGTGGCCATGTCCAGCACCGGGTCGGCCACCAGGTTGAAGGGGCCGCGCACGGGTCTTACGACCGCTGCCCGGTAGGCCTCGGCCGCGTCGTCGGTGTGCAGGGCCTGGAAGCGCAGGCCGGACACCGCGGGCAGGGCGGGCAGGAGGCCGGGCCGGACCAGGCGCCAGGGCAGGAGCGGCCCGGCGAAGATCCGGCGCTGCTCACTGGCCGCGCCCTTCTTGAAGAGGAACGCCGGCCGCATCCGGACCACCCGCATGTGGGGGTGGGTGAGCTGGAAGGCGTCGAGGTAGCGCTCCAGGTAGGCCTTCTCGCGCGGGTAGGCGGCGCCCGGCCAGCCGTGGGTGGGCCAGGACTCGTCGACCGGGCGTCCGTCGTCGGGGCCGGGCGAGTACGCGCCGACCGACGAGGCGTGGACCAGGGTGTGCACGCGGGCCCGGGAGCAGGCGTCGAAGACCCCGATGCTTCCGAGGACGTTCGTCCGCCAGGTGGCCACGGGGTCGTGGGTCGGCTGGAACCTCCAGGCGAGGTGGACGACCGCG encodes:
- a CDS encoding NAD-dependent epimerase/dehydratase family protein, with the translated sequence MRVVVTGATGNAGTSVVRALAADRTITDVLGIARRRPGLRIPGVRWAEADIDPGRSDMTELFAGADAVVHLAWRFQPTHDPVATWRTNVLGSIGVFDACSRARVHTLVHASSVGAYSPGPDDGRPVDESWPTHGWPGAAYPREKAYLERYLDAFQLTHPHMRVVRMRPAFLFKKGAASEQRRIFAGPLLPWRLVRPGLLPALPAVSGLRFQALHTDDAAEAYRAAVVRPVRGPFNLVADPVLDMATVAGLLRARTVPLPAGAARAVLAAAWRMHLVPATPGLLDTVLRLPLLDAGRARDKLGWTPSVTATQAVEAFIEGLHLGAGLDTPPLAPAGAPRA